In Parageobacillus sp. KH3-4, the genomic window TATTGATGATCTGTTGAAAGCAACAGCGATTTATGCTCAAGCTATTTATGAATTAGCCAAATGAAAAAATTTCAAACATATGTTACGATAAAAAAGACGATTTATGCCGCTCTGTTTAGAGCGGTGCTTTTTATGAAAGGGTGCGGTACAAACATGGAGGCGACGTTAAAACGAGGGGAATCGCCAGGAAAAGCAGCGTTTCCGCTATTTTATTTCTTTGTGTTTTTTGCATTCGGCACATTGCTTCCGCTTTTATCCGTATATTTACAAGAAGTTGCCGGCCTTTCGGGGGCGGAGATCGGAATGATTATGTCCATCAGCCCGGTTACGACGATTTTTGTGCAGCCGATTTGGGGAATGGTTACAGATTATACGCGTAAACCGGTTCTCGTGTTGACAATCGCACTGTTTGCCACTTCGTTGATAGGATTGCTGTATTCATTTGTTGACGAGTACCGTTGGCTTGTTGCCATGGCTATTTTACTTGCGTCCGCACAAAGCGCCATCATTCCGATTTCCGATAGCATCGCGCTTCATTACGTGCAAAAGAGTGGCAAAAAGTATGGATCGATTCGTTTATGGGGATCGATCGGTTTCGCTGTTGCCGTGCTGATCGGCGGTTGGTTATCAGACCGTTTTGCGCTTGTTGCCATTTTTTACTTATTTTCGTTTATGCTAATGTTATCTGGATTGCTCGCCTGGCGGCTTCCAAAGGAAAGCAAGCCGATGAAGTCGGAAACGCTTCAGGGCATGGCGCAGCTGTTTCAAATTCCGCAATTTGTATTATTGTTGCTTGCTACTTTTCTTATTTTTGGCCCTATTTTAGCGAATAACTTTTATTTTGGCATATTTATTAAGCAGCTTGGCGGCACGCTGACGGGAATAGGGGTAGCGTTTTTATTGGCGGCGGGAAGCGAAGCTCCGTTCATGAAAATGGCCGATCAGCTTATTTATCGGTTTGGGATGGTCCCGATTTTAATGTTTGCTTCCGCTGCATCATGCGCGCGCTGGTTGTTTTACTTTTTTGAACCGCCGCTTTTTTTCGTGTACATGACGGCGGTGGTTCAAGGTCTTTCCGTTGGCTTGGTTATTCCTGCGGCGCTTCAATACGTGCGTGATATTGCGCCAAAGCAGGTAAGAGCGACGGCAGTGTCGCTTTATTCCGCGGTCGGAAACGGATTAGGGGTTTGGTTTTGTACGTTTATTGGCGGATATATGCTTGACCGAGGCCATATTGGGGATGTATATTTATTTTTCAGCATTTGCACCTTTGTTGGAATGCTTTCACTCATCGGAATTAGTTTGATCAATGCAAAAAAGGTTCCCTTGATAAGAAAAGGTGGGAAAACATGAAAAAAACGCATTATTTTATCGCCGTTCCTATCGCTGATGAAGTAAAAAAACAAATAGCAGAATGGAAAGAAGGAATCGCTTCTGCGTTTCCATTTCGCACATGGGTGCATCAACAAGACTATCATATTACATTGGCGTTTTTAGGGTATGTTCCGCCGGCAAAAATAGATAAAATATGCCAAATTATAGGGGAAGTGGCAAAATGTCACGCTCCATTTGCCTTATCGTTATCAGAAATACAGACGTTTGGCAATCGAACAGCGCCGCGCATTTTATGGCAAGGGGTGGAAAAGGAAGAAAAACTATTTGCATTGCAACGTGATGTGCATGCCGCTTGTATCGATATCGGATTTTCGCTAGGAAAGCGGCCGTTTACTCCGCACATTACGATTGCGCGCAAATGGCAAGGAAATGAAGTATTTTGTTTGAATGATCTTCAAATGAAACCAAGAGTAAACGCGACGTTTCCCGTCGGCCAGATCGTGTTGTATCAAACACATTTAGATCGAACGCCGAAGTATGAAGCGCTTGCTCTATTTCCGCTTTCAAAAAATAACTTTTGATTGGAGGAAGTGTTGCAGGTGTGGGCCAATTAATAAAGCTTCAAGATTATATTTCAAGATACGAAACGGACGTGTATCGCTACGCAAGCGAATTTATTCGCTTAAAGAAAAGGCAATGGGAGCAAACGAAGGAGCAATGGGAAAACAATAAAAGTAACGATGACATTCCTCAACTGGATGAAACATGGGAGTGGCTGGTGGAAAAGCCGTCATTGTTTGATAGAATGAAAAAATGGTTCAAACGTTCTTCGCCACAAGAAGAAACAACCGAAGTACAAACAAACCGTTTGATCGATGGGGAAGAAGGCTTGCCGATGATCATAACGGAGGCCAAAAACATCGATGAATTAAAAATTTTATTTTTGGAAAATATGTTTCAACTGCAGTTACAATGGGCGAGCTCGACGATATGGTACGAATCTGCTGTGGATAAGAAGTTTTACTATGAAGAAAAGTTGAAATATTTTTTACAGCGTTTTCCTGATACGTATTTATGTTTATATAAGCCGGTATTTTTAGTAAAAAGCGCCCCAGTCGAATTAGATGTCATTTTGTTAAGCCCAACGACAACATGGTGCATTACGTTTGCGGAAGGTGCGAAAGATAACATTATCATTGCGTCCTCGGACCGTTTTTGGACGGAAATAATCAATGATGAAGAGAAGAAAATGATCAATCCGATCATTGCGTTACAACGGATGGGAAAAATCGTGGCAAATATATATAAGCAGTACAATGTTGATTTTCCTATCAAAAAAGCAGTTATCAATCGTTATGGCTATATTGACTATCGCCGTGCCACTTTTGGTGATGTGCATTTTATCGACAAGCGGAATTATGAACAATGGTTTTCTTCTTTGCGAAAATTGAAGATCCCGTTAAAGCATGCGCAATTAAAAGCAGCTTCTTGTCTGTTGCGCCATTGCTATAGCCACTATGATATACGGGCAGATTGGAATGCGGATGAGGAAAAGGTGTAAAGCTAATTACACCTTTTTTTGTTGGCGTGTTGCATCATGGACTGCAATATGACGAAAGCCGGCGTCTTCATCCGCTTTATTTGCACCGGATTCTCTATGTTTTGCATATGATATACAAAAAAGGATCGCGTCCTAGTTATTGTGTAAAAATTCTCTCCGTTCAGTCAACTTGGATTGGATCATCGGAATTGCTTTTTTCTTTTATACAAATTCCGAAAATCAATCTACAAAAAGGGGGTGGCCTGAATTGCCTGGCATGCATCAGGAGTTTGCGGCATATTTAGACGCGATGAATGTTGTGACAGTGTTAGTGCCAAAGCCGTATCGCGCTGGAAAAACGCCAGCATTTACGTTGGAAACGCCGCATGGAGAGCACCATTCTTTGCAAATGGAACGTGAATGGGATTTAGGATCAACCATGAAATACGAGTGTATCATTAATATACCGATAGAACTAGGAAAACGTTATGTGATTTATGATCATCAAGGCGCAGCCGCGGTTTTGCAAATCGGAGCGGTTGTGCGGACGACGCAATTTGATGACCTATTTTTTTACGACGGTGATTTAGGAGTCGCGTATACGCAGGAGAAAACGACTTTCAAAGTGTGGGCGCCGACGGCGACAGAAGTGAAAGTAAGGCTGATCAACCCGAAAACGGAGAAAGAAATGTATATACCGTTAGAGAGATTAGCAAAGGGCGTATGGACGACAACAGTATTCGGCGATATCGAAGGAATGTATTACATGTATGCCGTATGTGTGAACGACGTGTGGCGCGAAGCGGTCGATCCGTACGCGGCTGCCGTTTCTGTCAACGGGGAGCATGGGGTTGTCATCGATTTGGCGAAGACGCGGACGGAGAAGCCGTTCCTTCCCTCGCTTTCATCACCGGCTGACGCGATTATTTATGAGATGCATATCCGTGATTTTACGATTCACCCGGAAAGCGGGATTACTCATAAAGGAAAATATTTAGGGTTAACGGAGCTGGAAACAAAGGGACCGAATCATACGGCAACAGGGCTTTCTTATTTAAAGGAGCTTGGCGTGACACATGTCGAGCTGCTCCCATTTCATGATTTCGCCGGGGTGGATGAGCGTGATCCATCGCAACAGTATAATTGGGGATACAATCCGCTCCATTACAATGCTCCGGAAGGGAGTTATGCGACAAACCCACATGATCCGTATACCCGCATCCGCGAATTAAAGCGTGCGATTCATACGCTGCAAGCGCAGGGCATTCGCGTCATTATGGATGTCGTCTACAATCATGTTTATATCCGCGAACAATCTTCATTTGAGAAAATCGTTCCCGGATATTATTTCCGCTATGATGCATACGGCAACCCGGCTAATGGCACTGGGGTTGGAAACGACATTGCTTCCGAACGGAAAATGGTGCGGAAATGGATTTTGGATTCGGTTCGCTTTTGGGCGGAAGAGTATCATGTCGATGGCTTTCGCTTTGACTTAATGGGGATTTTGGATATTGACACGATGAAAGCGGTTCGCGAAATGCTTGATGCGATCGACCCGTCCATTCTTGTGTTCGGAGAGGGATGGGATTTGCCGACACCGCTTCCTCCTGAACGAAAAGCGACGATGCAAAACGCGGAAAAACTGCCGCGCATCGCCTATTTTAACGATTATTTTCGCGACAGTATCAAGGGGAGCACGTTTCAGCCGCTTGACCGAGGGTTCGCTCTTGGCGATTCCGATGATCGCGAAAAGGCGAAAGTAGCGATTAGCGGAAGCGTTCGCGACAAACAGGGACTATTTCTTTCTCCGACCCAAACGATTAATTATGTCGAATCGCACGATAACCATACGTTTTGGGATAAGCTGAACATCGCCAACGGCCATGAAAGCGAACAAACGAGAAAAAAGCGGCAAAAATTAGCGACAGCGATCGTGCTGCTTTCACAAGGAATTCCGTTTTTGCATAGCGGGCAGGAATTTTACCGGACAAAGCAAGGAATAGACAATAGCTATAATGCTTCCGATGAGATCAATCAAATCGACTGGAAGAGAAAGAGCGAGCACGAAAGCGATGTCCGCTATGTTCAAGGGCTTATTCGGCTCCGGAAGTCCCACCGTGCTTTCCGGTTTACTACCGAAGCGGAGATCAACCACCATCTTTTTTTCCTTGAGCCGACGCCATCATCGGTCATCGCGTACCATATTCGCGGCGTACAGCAGTATGGGCCTTGGCGTGACATTATTGTCATTCACCATAACCAAGAGGAAGCACAATCTGTTTTTCTGCCTGACGGCGAAGAATGGCATGTCATTTGCGACGGGGATCGCAGCGGAACGGTTCCGTTGTTTTCCGTTCATAAAAACATAAACATGGATGGAATTGGGACATGGGTGCTTGTGAAATAAATGTAAGCGACCATTTTCCTATTTTTTGCAAAGCGCATAAAACATTTGCAAGAGGGCACGGTATTCCATTATAATACAAGTAACAATGAACGGATGAAGGTGCAAAGTTGGCACAAACAAAAGTGCGAATTGACGAAAAAAAGATATTCCATATAAAATCTAGTAAGACAGCTATTGTCTGAAAATACGGAATCAGGTGATCGCTGTCTCTTATTTTTTATAAGTCGAAGGTGAACATGCTTTGGAACAGTTACTAGGAAAGGAATGGGACATTACTCCTGCTGGCGGCGCGACTGGAGATGCCTATTTTGCGGAATATGAGGGACGGAAGTTATTTTTAAAACGGAATTCTTCGCCATTTCTGGCGGTTTTGTCCGCGGAAGGCATCGTCCCGAAGCTGATTTGGACGAAACGGTTGGAAAACGGCGATGTGTTTACCGCACAACAATGGCTGAACGGAAGAGAATTGAAGCCACAAGACATGGGAAGTGAACAAGTGGCAAGTTTATTGCGAAAAATTCATCGTTCCAAAGATTTAGTAATAATGCTAAAACGGTTAGGGAAAACGCCATTATTGCCAGAGATGATGGTGGAAAAGCTAAAAGCGCAGTTCTCTCTCCATCCGTTGGAAGAACCGTTGGTAAAGCAGGCGCTCCATTGGCTCGAGCGGCATATGTCTTTGCTGCAATGCGATGAGTACGTCGTCTGCCACTGTGACATTAACCATAACAATTGGCTGCTTGCCGAAGACGGAAAATTGTACTTGATTGATTGGGACGGTGCGATGATCGCTGACCCGGCGATCGATATTGGCATGTTGCTTTACACATATATTCCTGAAGAAAAATGGGAAGATTGGCTAGAGCTTTACGGTCTTGAGTTGACCGACGATTTGCGTTTCCGCATGAAATGGTATGCGATTGCGCAAACACTTTATTTGCTTATATGGCAAAACGAAAAAAAAGCGAAAAAGGAAATACAACGGTCGTTGCATTTCCTACGTAAGCTGATTGATCCACTCCGATAATTGCTGCTGATGGGACAAAATATGGGAGTTTAAATCAGCGCTGTACTTTCCGTTTTGCCCGTATGCGTAAATGTCCGGAAGCACGCTTTTTATTTGCGGATGCACTTGTTCGTTTCCCATCAATGATTTAACGAGCCGCTCAATTTGTTCGCATTCAGAAACGGTGCCGCAGCAGTCCGCTTCGTGTTCCGATAAAATATCTTTTAATATGATGATTTGATGTTCGTGGTTTAGTGGCAATATGACCACCATCCTTTGCAAAAGTATGCTGTGCATTTTTAATATGCGCTTGTATGTGTGTTTTTATCATCGTTTTTCGCAGTCGTGCGTACGGCTGTGTTTTTTTATTGGAATAAAAATTTATGATCAGTTGGCTGCTATCATCTTGCGCCATTATGCTTATTCATGATATCGTTGACAACGATGAACAAAAAAACAGAGGTGTCTGTATGCGTCTGCGTAATAAACCATGGGCAAAGGAAAAAATTGCTGCATATCCGCAATACGTTATTCCCAATCCAGAGGAGTATAAAGGAAGATGGAATGAGTTGTTCGGCAATGATCACCCGATTCATATCGAAATCGGCACTGGAAAAGGAAAATTTATTACAGAAATGGCAAAAGCAAATCCGGACATTAACTATATTGGCATTGAACTGTACCCGAGTGTGCTTGTCTCCGCGCTAGATAAACTCATTGCAAACGAATTGCCGAATTTGCGCTTATTAAATGTGAACGCGAAAGATTTAACGAATTTTTTTGCAGAGGGGGAAATCGAGCGCATTTATTTAAACTTCTCTGACCCGTGGCCGAAAAAGCGCCATGAAAAACGGCGATTGACATATCGTTCGTTTCTTGAGTTATATGAGAAAGTGTTGGTGGATGAAGGAGAAATCCATTTTAAAACCGATAATCAAGGTTTTTTTGAATATTCGCTTGTCAGTTTTTCGCAATACGGGTTAGTGCTGACATACGTAAGTTTGGATTTGCACAATAGCGATTTTGAAGGAAATATTATGACGGAATACGAAGAAAAGTTTTCGGCAAAAGGAAATCGCATTTACCGCTGTGAAGTAAAATATCCGCCCAAACAACGCCATCCATAAAACAAAAGGCCGCTTCTTTGCCAAAAGAGGCGGTCTTTTGTTTTATGTTTTCTAAATATTCCTAAAAATGATACACTAGTGATGAGGTGATGAAAAAATGGAACAATTGCAAATTGGAAAAATAAAAATGACATGGTTAAACGGAGGGGTAACACATTTAGACGGTGGGGCGATGTTTGGGGTAGTTCCAAAGCCGCTATGGTCGAAAAAATATCCTTCTAACGACAACAACCAAATCGAATTGCGCACCGATCCAATTCTCGTACAAGTGGACGGAAAAAATATTTTGATTGAATCAGGGATTGGCAACGGCAAATTATCGGATAAACAAAAGCGGAATTTCGGTGTAACGGAGGAAGCGAAACTAGAACAGTCGCTCGGGCAGCTAGGACTGACGCCGAACGATATTGACATCATTTTAATGACACATATGCATTTTGACCATGCTTGCGGTTTGACAAAACGGGAAGGGGATCGGCTCGTTTCTGCTTTTCCACGCGCGGAAATTATTACATCAGAGATCGAATGGGATGAGATGAGGCAGCCGAACATCCGCTCGCGCAATACGTATTGGAAAGAAAATTGGGAGCCGGTTGCCGAGCAGGTCGTTCTGTTTAAAAAAGAAAAAGAAGTCGTAAGCGGCATCAAAATGGTACATACAGGGGGACATAGCGACGGGCATTCGATCATCATTATGGAATCAGATGAGGAAATGGCGATTCATATGGCCGATTTGTTAGCGACGCACGCCCATCAAAATGTGTTGTGGGTGATGGCATACGATGATTACCCGCTGACATCGATTTTCGAAAAACAAAAATGGATTCCATATGCGATTGAAAAACAGGCATGGTTTACGTTTTATCACGACGCGTATTATCGGGCGCTAAAGTGGGACGAGAACGGAAATATCATTGCCCATGTTAAACGAAACCTTTCGTGACGTTCATTGATTAAATATATAAAAAGGATTATCAAGGACAATTTGGTAAAGTCCACTCGCAGTCCGGTGACTTTGAATCACCGGAAAATTTTGCAGGATACCTCTTATTCAGTCGGGAGCCTGTGTGATTGTTAAAGCGGGTTCGTTTCAATGATGGCTCCCGTGTAAGCGTCGATAATAAACTCGTATTGTTGATTATCGCGGCAAACTCCACCTTTGTATACCGTGTAGATGACATTGTTTTTTTTGTATGTTTCCGGATTTGTTTGAATCCATGAGCCGCTGACTGATCCTTGGTGCTGTAAGGATGATTTTGCTAGCGAAAGCGCTTTTTCTGCAGAAATCATTCGCTGCTTGAGCCGCGTTGGGACGACATAAGCTGCAGTAAAGCCAATGATTGCGCCAATTATAAATTTTTTCCAATTCATTGAAGAGACCTCCACCGTTTCTTGTCTATCGTTTAGTATATCTCATTTCGTCAATATATGTAAGGAAAGTGGAAAAACGTTCTCTTGTCCGTTACAATAAAAGTGATTAGAAAAAAGGAGTTAAGGACGATGAATGCAGAAACGCTTCAACTGTTTCAAACATTGACCGAATTGCCGGGGGCGCCGGGCAATGAACACGCAGTGCGGAAATTTATGCGCAAAGAGCTGGAAAAATACGCAGATGAAGTGGTGCAAGACCGGCTTGGCAGCATTTTTGGCATCAAGCGCGGCGATGAAAGCGGCCCAACCGTGATGGTTGCGGGGCATATGGACGAAGTCGGCTTTATGGTCACTGCTATTACCGATAATGGCATGATTCGTTTTCAGCCGCTCGGCGGCTGGTGGAATCAAGTATTGTTGGCACAGCGCGTGCAAATTATTACCGATAGCGGTCCAGTCGTTGGCGTTGTCAGCTCCATTCCGCCGCATTTATTGAGCGAGGAGCAGCGGAACAAACCGATGGAGATCAAAAACATGATTATTGACGTCGGTGCGGATGACCGTGAAGACGCGAAAAAGATGGGGATTAAACCGGGGCAACAAATTGTGCCGATTTGCCCGTTCACCCCGATGGCCAATCCGAAAAAAATTTTGGCAAAAGCGTGGGATAACCGCTATGGCTGTGGATTGGCAATTGAATTGCTGAAAGAACTGAAAGAGGAAAAACTGCCAAATGTGTTGTATTCCGGTGCCACCGTCCAAGAAGAAGTTGGATTGCGCGGGGCGCAAACCGCAGCAGCAATGATTCAGCCAGATATCTTTTTCGCGCTCGATGCCAGTCCGGCGAATGATATGACCGGAGACGAGAGAGAATTTGGGCATCTTGGAAAAGGGGCACTTGTCCGCATTTATGACCGTTCGATGGTGACCCATCGCGGTATGCGTGAATTTGTATTGGATACAGCGGAAACGCATGGAATCCCGTATCAATTTTTCGTGTCGCCGGGCGGTGGAACGGATGCAGGACGCGTACATATTGCCAACAGCGGGGTGCCGTCTGCGGTGATCGGTATTTGTTCCCGGTATATTCATACACATGCGTCGATCATTCATGTCGATGATTATGTGGCAGCGAAGCAGCTGCTTATTGAACTTGTAAAGCGGTGCGACAAAGCAACAGTCGATGCCATTAAGAAAAATAGTTAAGCAATGTGGGAAGTCTTGTTTGACAAGGCTTCTCTTTTTCCGTAAAAAGGAGTGAGGAGCGATGAAAATAGTTGCAATCGGTACAACCAATCAAGCGAAAATTGCAGCAGTAAAAGCGATTTTTTCTTCTGAGCAGTACGCGCTTGTGCCCACGAACGTGCCATCTGATGTTTCCGCCCAGCCGCTTTCCGACCGTGAGACGCGTCAAGGAGCGATGAATCGAGCGAAACATGCGTTAGAAAAAGAAAACGCGGACATCGGCATCGGTTTGGAAGGCGGTGTGATGGAGATAGACGGGGAACTATGGCTTTGTAATTGGGGGGCGCTTGTCGACCGTGATGGCACCGTTATTACCGCCGGCGGAGCGCGCATTCCGCTTCCTTTGGAAGTGGCAAACGAAATCCGCGCTGGCAGAGAACTTGGAGATGTGATGGCACAATATACGGGGGAAAGAAACATCCGCCATAAAGAAGGGGCGATCGGCGTTTTTACAAACGGCCATGTCGACCGTGCCGGCATGTTCCACCATATTGTTCAGTTATTAGCAGGGCAATATGAATTTTTTTGTCAAAATCGCTGATTCGCGATATCATAAAAAAGACACGGAAAGGAGTTTTATCGATGAAAACAATTGAAACAGCGGCACAATACGAAGAAATAAAAAACACAAAAAAAGCAATATTCGTTTTTTCCGCTGATTGGTGTCCAGACTGCCGATTTATTCAGCCATTTTTGCCGGAAATCGAGCAAACTTTTTCCAAATATGAGTTCTATTACGTCGATCGCGACCAGTTGCTCGAAGTATGTCAGCAAGAAAATGTTTTTGGCATTCCAAGCTTTATTGCTTATGACAACGGCAAAGAGTTAGGCCGGTTTGTCAGCAGAGACCGCAAAACGAAAGAGGAAGTCGAACGGTTCATCGGCGGCTTGTCATGACATAGGGGGCGCATCGATGGATAGCAAACAAATGTATGAGCGAATAAAGAAAAAGCTTGCCCGCAATGATTGGACGTTTCAGTTTGACCGAAAAAAAGACACGCTCCGTATTGAAGATAAAGAAACGAAAAAGGGAGTAACGATTTCGCTTCCAGGTGTCATTGCAAAATGGCACGAACAAAAAGACGAAGCGATTGACGAAATTGTATATTACG contains:
- a CDS encoding YtzH-like family protein; translated protein: MPLNHEHQIIILKDILSEHEADCCGTVSECEQIERLVKSLMGNEQVHPQIKSVLPDIYAYGQNGKYSADLNSHILSHQQQLSEWINQLT
- a CDS encoding phosphotransferase family protein codes for the protein MEQLLGKEWDITPAGGATGDAYFAEYEGRKLFLKRNSSPFLAVLSAEGIVPKLIWTKRLENGDVFTAQQWLNGRELKPQDMGSEQVASLLRKIHRSKDLVIMLKRLGKTPLLPEMMVEKLKAQFSLHPLEEPLVKQALHWLERHMSLLQCDEYVVCHCDINHNNWLLAEDGKLYLIDWDGAMIADPAIDIGMLLYTYIPEEKWEDWLELYGLELTDDLRFRMKWYAIAQTLYLLIWQNEKKAKKEIQRSLHFLRKLIDPLR
- a CDS encoding MBL fold metallo-hydrolase; the encoded protein is MEQLQIGKIKMTWLNGGVTHLDGGAMFGVVPKPLWSKKYPSNDNNQIELRTDPILVQVDGKNILIESGIGNGKLSDKQKRNFGVTEEAKLEQSLGQLGLTPNDIDIILMTHMHFDHACGLTKREGDRLVSAFPRAEIITSEIEWDEMRQPNIRSRNTYWKENWEPVAEQVVLFKKEKEVVSGIKMVHTGGHSDGHSIIIMESDEEMAIHMADLLATHAHQNVLWVMAYDDYPLTSIFEKQKWIPYAIEKQAWFTFYHDAYYRALKWDENGNIIAHVKRNLS
- a CDS encoding nuclease-related domain-containing protein; translated protein: MGQLIKLQDYISRYETDVYRYASEFIRLKKRQWEQTKEQWENNKSNDDIPQLDETWEWLVEKPSLFDRMKKWFKRSSPQEETTEVQTNRLIDGEEGLPMIITEAKNIDELKILFLENMFQLQLQWASSTIWYESAVDKKFYYEEKLKYFLQRFPDTYLCLYKPVFLVKSAPVELDVILLSPTTTWCITFAEGAKDNIIIASSDRFWTEIINDEEKKMINPIIALQRMGKIVANIYKQYNVDFPIKKAVINRYGYIDYRRATFGDVHFIDKRNYEQWFSSLRKLKIPLKHAQLKAASCLLRHCYSHYDIRADWNADEEKV
- the trmB gene encoding tRNA (guanosine(46)-N7)-methyltransferase TrmB, producing the protein MRLRNKPWAKEKIAAYPQYVIPNPEEYKGRWNELFGNDHPIHIEIGTGKGKFITEMAKANPDINYIGIELYPSVLVSALDKLIANELPNLRLLNVNAKDLTNFFAEGEIERIYLNFSDPWPKKRHEKRRLTYRSFLELYEKVLVDEGEIHFKTDNQGFFEYSLVSFSQYGLVLTYVSLDLHNSDFEGNIMTEYEEKFSAKGNRIYRCEVKYPPKQRHP
- a CDS encoding PepSY domain-containing protein, giving the protein MNWKKFIIGAIIGFTAAYVVPTRLKQRMISAEKALSLAKSSLQHQGSVSGSWIQTNPETYKKNNVIYTVYKGGVCRDNQQYEFIIDAYTGAIIETNPL
- a CDS encoding DUF84 family protein, translating into MKIVAIGTTNQAKIAAVKAIFSSEQYALVPTNVPSDVSAQPLSDRETRQGAMNRAKHALEKENADIGIGLEGGVMEIDGELWLCNWGALVDRDGTVITAGGARIPLPLEVANEIRAGRELGDVMAQYTGERNIRHKEGAIGVFTNGHVDRAGMFHHIVQLLAGQYEFFCQNR
- a CDS encoding thioredoxin family protein encodes the protein MKTIETAAQYEEIKNTKKAIFVFSADWCPDCRFIQPFLPEIEQTFSKYEFYYVDRDQLLEVCQQENVFGIPSFIAYDNGKELGRFVSRDRKTKEEVERFIGGLS
- the thpR gene encoding RNA 2',3'-cyclic phosphodiesterase; its protein translation is MKKTHYFIAVPIADEVKKQIAEWKEGIASAFPFRTWVHQQDYHITLAFLGYVPPAKIDKICQIIGEVAKCHAPFALSLSEIQTFGNRTAPRILWQGVEKEEKLFALQRDVHAACIDIGFSLGKRPFTPHITIARKWQGNEVFCLNDLQMKPRVNATFPVGQIVLYQTHLDRTPKYEALALFPLSKNNF
- a CDS encoding M42 family metallopeptidase: MNAETLQLFQTLTELPGAPGNEHAVRKFMRKELEKYADEVVQDRLGSIFGIKRGDESGPTVMVAGHMDEVGFMVTAITDNGMIRFQPLGGWWNQVLLAQRVQIITDSGPVVGVVSSIPPHLLSEEQRNKPMEIKNMIIDVGADDREDAKKMGIKPGQQIVPICPFTPMANPKKILAKAWDNRYGCGLAIELLKELKEEKLPNVLYSGATVQEEVGLRGAQTAAAMIQPDIFFALDASPANDMTGDEREFGHLGKGALVRIYDRSMVTHRGMREFVLDTAETHGIPYQFFVSPGGGTDAGRVHIANSGVPSAVIGICSRYIHTHASIIHVDDYVAAKQLLIELVKRCDKATVDAIKKNS
- a CDS encoding MFS transporter — translated: MEATLKRGESPGKAAFPLFYFFVFFAFGTLLPLLSVYLQEVAGLSGAEIGMIMSISPVTTIFVQPIWGMVTDYTRKPVLVLTIALFATSLIGLLYSFVDEYRWLVAMAILLASAQSAIIPISDSIALHYVQKSGKKYGSIRLWGSIGFAVAVLIGGWLSDRFALVAIFYLFSFMLMLSGLLAWRLPKESKPMKSETLQGMAQLFQIPQFVLLLLATFLIFGPILANNFYFGIFIKQLGGTLTGIGVAFLLAAGSEAPFMKMADQLIYRFGMVPILMFASAASCARWLFYFFEPPLFFVYMTAVVQGLSVGLVIPAALQYVRDIAPKQVRATAVSLYSAVGNGLGVWFCTFIGGYMLDRGHIGDVYLFFSICTFVGMLSLIGISLINAKKVPLIRKGGKT
- the pulA gene encoding type I pullulanase — translated: MPGMHQEFAAYLDAMNVVTVLVPKPYRAGKTPAFTLETPHGEHHSLQMEREWDLGSTMKYECIINIPIELGKRYVIYDHQGAAAVLQIGAVVRTTQFDDLFFYDGDLGVAYTQEKTTFKVWAPTATEVKVRLINPKTEKEMYIPLERLAKGVWTTTVFGDIEGMYYMYAVCVNDVWREAVDPYAAAVSVNGEHGVVIDLAKTRTEKPFLPSLSSPADAIIYEMHIRDFTIHPESGITHKGKYLGLTELETKGPNHTATGLSYLKELGVTHVELLPFHDFAGVDERDPSQQYNWGYNPLHYNAPEGSYATNPHDPYTRIRELKRAIHTLQAQGIRVIMDVVYNHVYIREQSSFEKIVPGYYFRYDAYGNPANGTGVGNDIASERKMVRKWILDSVRFWAEEYHVDGFRFDLMGILDIDTMKAVREMLDAIDPSILVFGEGWDLPTPLPPERKATMQNAEKLPRIAYFNDYFRDSIKGSTFQPLDRGFALGDSDDREKAKVAISGSVRDKQGLFLSPTQTINYVESHDNHTFWDKLNIANGHESEQTRKKRQKLATAIVLLSQGIPFLHSGQEFYRTKQGIDNSYNASDEINQIDWKRKSEHESDVRYVQGLIRLRKSHRAFRFTTEAEINHHLFFLEPTPSSVIAYHIRGVQQYGPWRDIIVIHHNQEEAQSVFLPDGEEWHVICDGDRSGTVPLFSVHKNINMDGIGTWVLVK